TCTAAAACAGCCCACAATGATTGGCGAAAATGTTTGAAATGTTTCTAGATTGTTGTACAATGAAGTCACTCGAAGTGTAACGTGAggtgctaaaaataaattagagaaaggaaaagttagcaataataatatatacataattccGTTTGCAGTTGCCACTTCAAGCTAgcgaattaattaattttttttctagttaATCGAATGTGGCTTTGGATATTCCGATAACAGATATCAGTATGGAGAAACTAGTTTTGCTTAGCAATAAAAAATCCGGTTGTACTTTACAGTAGCTGCTCGAATAGTAAACGTCAAAGagtaaattataatattgCCTTATTTATTCACTTactgtttttaataaataaaacccagCTAATCTAGTTCTAGAAAGTATTTAGAGACTTCTTTGCTATTATCTCTGCGCTTATCTATCTTAGATATGCATAAAATACTACGTCATTTCACACATGGAGGCTTTGGTCTTTAAAGTGCCAtcttgtatttgtttttatttttgcaaattcaTACCAGATTAGATAACATAATAGAATATATAGACTCAACTGATTGGCGATCTATTTGCGATGAATGGGGTACAAGGGTTATAGGGCTGGCTTTTGAAGTGTCTTAGTTACGGGAACCATAGGGAAAAATATGTGCATTAAACTCAATGATTACGGCTCATTAGCACTTTGTAGTAGCATATTGTTGGATGAATATGCATTTCTAGACACCGGCCCGACAAAATGTCATCgtgtttaattataaaaacacatttattaCCTTTTTAATACAGTACTTAATCCCCAATTAACCTATTCTTTTCTTCGTAGAGGCTGAGATGAACAACCATGCAGAAAGTTGTTCCACCTCGTCGTCGTTCGGGCGGTGCGGATCATCGACGCACTCGCAGATCGATGACCATGATGCCACAGACGACGACATGACCTTCTGCATGTCCAACTACGCCAAGGAGGCCTTGAAGATGATGTTCATGATGCGCTCCCACGGCATGCTCACCGACGTGGTGCTCGAGGTGAAAAAGGAGCTCTTCCCCGCCCACAAGGTGGTGCTATCGGCAGCATCGCCATACTTCAAGGCCATGTTCACGGGCGGACTCAAGGAATCGGAGATGTCGCGCGTCCAGCTGCAGGGGGTAAGTTGAGCTCAAGCGCCGCCCTCAATTGGTTGGTTTAATGGATGAACAGTTTCCGTTTACCACTTCCAGGTCTGTCCCACGGCCATGTCGCGCATCCTTTACTTCATGTACACCGGCCAGATCCGTGTGACTGAGGTGACGGTGTGCCAGCTGCTCCCAGCTGCCACCATGTTCCAAGTGCCAAACGTAATCGATGCCTGCTGTGCCTTCCTGGAACGCCAGTTGGATCCCACAAATGCCATTGGTATTGCCAACTTTGCGGAGCAGCACGGCTGTGTGGATCTGCAGAAGAAGGCAAACGTATTTATCGAACGGAACTTTACACAGGTAAGTAATCCTCCCCTGTAGTCCTGTTACGAATACTACAATAGTCAAGTCGCGTTCGTAGGTGTGCCAAGAAGAGGAGTTCCTCCAGCTGACGGCCTATCAGTTGATAGCCCTCATCCGCCGGGATGAGTTGAATGTGCAGGAGGAGCGAGAAGTCTACAACGCGGTGCTCAAGTGGGTCAAATACGACGAAGACAATCGCCACTGCAAGATGGAGCACATCCTGGGCGCCGTGCGCTGTCAATTCCTAACGCCCAACTTCCTCAAGGAGCAGATGAAAAACTGCGACGTTCTGCGCAAAGTTCCCGCCTGCCGCGAGTATTTGGCCAAAATCTTTAAGGACTTGACGCTTCACAAGTGTCCGGGTGTAAAGGAACGGACACCCAATACCACTCGCATGATCTTCGTGGCCGGCGGTTTCTTCCGTCACTCGCTGGACATACTGGAAGCCTACAATGTGGACGACAAGACGTGGACAACGCTATCAAATCTACGCATTCCCAGATCCGGTTTGGGTGCCGCCTTTCTCAAGGGCAAGTTTTATGCGGTCGGCGGACGAAACAATAATATTGGCTCCTCCTACGACTCGGATTGGGTGGATCGTTATAGTGCCGTCAGCGAGACGTGGCGTCCCTGCGCACCCATGTCCGTGCCCCGACATCGCGTAGGCGTTGCCGTCATGGACGAACTGATGTACGCCGTGGGCGGATCCGCGGGCATGGAGTACCACAACACTGTGGAATTGTGAGTATTAAGGATGAAAATGCATTAGCGaacttatattaaaaatatattcaattgCAGCTATGATCCCGACATGGATCGCTGGACACTGGTGCAGCCCATGCACTCAAAGCGCCTGGGAGTGGGTGTGGTGGTGGTCAATCGTCTGCTCTATGCCATCGGCGGCTTCGACGGAAACGAGCGATTGGGGAGCGTGGAGTGCTACCATCCGGAGAACAATGAGTGGAGTTTCCTGCCACCGCTCCAAACCGGTCGCAGCGGAGCGGGTAAGCATGACCAGCGTTCTCTTATCACTGCCTCCTGCTAAATTCGCATTTAATTACTATCAGGCGTGGCCGCAATTAACCAGTACATCTACGTGGTCGGCGGCTTCGATGGCACCCGACAGCTGGCCACCGTTGAGCGCTACGATACGGAGAACGAGACGTGGGACATGGTGGCGCCCATTCAGATCGCCCGCAGTGCTCTGTCGCTGACACCGCTGGACGGCAAACTATACGCCATTGGTGGATTCGATGGCAACAACTTCTTGTCCATTGTGGAGGTATACGATCCGAGGACCAACACGTGGGTGAAGGGAACGCCACTGAAATCGGGACGATCCGGTCATGCCTCGGCTGTTATCTATCAGCCTGCGTGTGCCACCACATTCATGGACTACGAAGAGGGCGATGACACGA
Above is a genomic segment from Drosophila kikkawai strain 14028-0561.14 chromosome 3R, DkikHiC1v2, whole genome shotgun sequence containing:
- the Keap1 gene encoding kelch-like ECH-associated protein 1B isoform X1, translating into MQTQMQTQMQYESHISSPTHQLNNRLQAEAEMNNHAESCSTSSSFGRCGSSTHSQIDDHDATDDDMTFCMSNYAKEALKMMFMMRSHGMLTDVVLEVKKELFPAHKVVLSAASPYFKAMFTGGLKESEMSRVQLQGVCPTAMSRILYFMYTGQIRVTEVTVCQLLPAATMFQVPNVIDACCAFLERQLDPTNAIGIANFAEQHGCVDLQKKANVFIERNFTQVCQEEEFLQLTAYQLIALIRRDELNVQEEREVYNAVLKWVKYDEDNRHCKMEHILGAVRCQFLTPNFLKEQMKNCDVLRKVPACREYLAKIFKDLTLHKCPGVKERTPNTTRMIFVAGGFFRHSLDILEAYNVDDKTWTTLSNLRIPRSGLGAAFLKGKFYAVGGRNNNIGSSYDSDWVDRYSAVSETWRPCAPMSVPRHRVGVAVMDELMYAVGGSAGMEYHNTVEFYDPDMDRWTLVQPMHSKRLGVGVVVVNRLLYAIGGFDGNERLGSVECYHPENNEWSFLPPLQTGRSGAGVAAINQYIYVVGGFDGTRQLATVERYDTENETWDMVAPIQIARSALSLTPLDGKLYAIGGFDGNNFLSIVEVYDPRTNTWVKGTPLKSGRSGHASAVIYQPACATTFMDYEEGDDTTRGGDGSHDEGRSRDSSSQDPSSSRSPHYLGNAPNMQFHTSFGMSGCNNCDSEADVKQEVTADTRNFQIPAIRSEELSNPSCPWSRMQRKFRRTPPLSFTDSENTTTTTDLTHKFDRARKKCILSTAAKVIHNHIEGRLRKLAAAT
- the Keap1 gene encoding kelch-like ECH-associated protein 1B isoform X2, whose amino-acid sequence is MNNHAESCSTSSSFGRCGSSTHSQIDDHDATDDDMTFCMSNYAKEALKMMFMMRSHGMLTDVVLEVKKELFPAHKVVLSAASPYFKAMFTGGLKESEMSRVQLQGVCPTAMSRILYFMYTGQIRVTEVTVCQLLPAATMFQVPNVIDACCAFLERQLDPTNAIGIANFAEQHGCVDLQKKANVFIERNFTQVCQEEEFLQLTAYQLIALIRRDELNVQEEREVYNAVLKWVKYDEDNRHCKMEHILGAVRCQFLTPNFLKEQMKNCDVLRKVPACREYLAKIFKDLTLHKCPGVKERTPNTTRMIFVAGGFFRHSLDILEAYNVDDKTWTTLSNLRIPRSGLGAAFLKGKFYAVGGRNNNIGSSYDSDWVDRYSAVSETWRPCAPMSVPRHRVGVAVMDELMYAVGGSAGMEYHNTVEFYDPDMDRWTLVQPMHSKRLGVGVVVVNRLLYAIGGFDGNERLGSVECYHPENNEWSFLPPLQTGRSGAGVAAINQYIYVVGGFDGTRQLATVERYDTENETWDMVAPIQIARSALSLTPLDGKLYAIGGFDGNNFLSIVEVYDPRTNTWVKGTPLKSGRSGHASAVIYQPACATTFMDYEEGDDTTRGGDGSHDEGRSRDSSSQDPSSSRSPHYLGNAPNMQFHTSFGMSGCNNCDSEADVKQEVTADTRNFQIPAIRSEELSNPSCPWSRMQRKFRRTPPLSFTDSENTTTTTDLTHKFDRARKKCILSTAAKVIHNHIEGRLRKLAAAT